CCGCAGGCGAAGTTGTCCGTGGACGGCAATATTTTGGCAAAAGAAATAAAAATTAAGACAGATGTTAGTGTTCCTGATTACGTTTTTGAACCTGATTATCAGTTAAAAAGTTTAGCGGAAATTGAAAGTTATATTAAAGCAAATAAACATTTGCCAGATGTGCCTTCGGCCAAAGAGATTCAAGCGGATGGAATGGATGTGGCTGCAATGAATTTACTCTTGCTCAAAAAGGTGGAGGAAATGACTTTACACCTAATTGAAAAAGATAAAATAATCAATCGGATTATGGAAAGACTTGAAAAGTTGGAATCGACAAAGTAAGCCAAAACTACACGTGTATTAATCAAAAAAACAATAAGAAGTTATCAATTATGAAAAGAAAATCGTTGCTCGCAACGCTATTAGCCGTTGCCGGTCTACAGCTATATCAAGCTCAGGCACAAACCACATTTGATGGTATCAATATCAACAATGGACAAAATTTGGTCTTCAAGGGTTTCAGTAATGGGGTAAATGATCCTACTGATGCCGGAGATGTTGTTTTTCAAAAAGCCAATGGCGATGAGCTTACGCGTATCAGAAGCTTGTATGATGCCGCGACCGGTTTAGCATCGATTTGCTTTTCAAGCAGCCCTTTGATCAATGCTACTTTTTTATTCACGGGTGAAGGTAATCTTGGCATCGGCAGTTCAGTTCCCCGAACTCGATTGGATGTTCAGCCACCAATAGGAAACATTTCAACTGGAGTTTTCCGTTCAAACGGTGAGCAGTCTTGGGGACATGCCTTAGCTTTGGTAACCGACAAAGCGGCTGGTGATGATCCAAAGTTGCTATTCAGTTATCGTAACCGCACAAAACAATGGTCCATTGGCGGAACTCAGAATTCGACTACGTTTAATATTATGGAAGATGGAGGAGATGGTTTTCATGGAAATGGTTTCGGGGCTGCTAGATTGACCGTGATGCCTGGTGGAAATATAGGTATCGGAACCAGTAACCCGCAGGCTAAACTGGCTGTTGAAGGCAATATTCTGGCAAAAGAGATCAAGATTAAGACAGATATCAATGTGCCCGACTATGTTTTTGAACCTGATTACGATTTAAAGAGCTTGGAGGAGATTGAAAGCTATGTCAAAGCAAATAAACATTTACCTGAGATACCTTCGGCTAAACAGATCCAAGCTGATGGGCTCGATTTGGCTGAGATGAATTTACTCTTGCTCAAAAAGGTGGAGGAAATGACTTTACAGCTTATTCAGATGAATAATGAAATGAAAAAACAGGCCGAGAAAATTGAAGGACAAGCGGAGAAGATACAGTTGTTGGAAAAAAGATAATGATGATCGATTTCATAATGTGAATAGATTTGTTTATTGTAAAAATAACAGTATCGGGTTGTTCTTTGTGGTCTGGTGAAAATAGATTGTCTTTTTATGATATGTGCTGTTTTTTATTGTAAAATTAATTCTCTTATTATTAATATGTTGAGTTGTGTTTCTTTTACTAATTCTTATTATTTGTAAATACCCAAACGGGCTATTTCGGGATAGTCACGCCACAAAATGTGAGTTTTACCTCCGGAATGCTAAAGGACTATTTTCGTTCTGAATCAGAAACTGGAGTGTCTGGTACAAAAGCACTACAGCCAGGTTTATACCAGTTTACAAACAATGCAGGGAATTCTGTGAACTACCAAATAGGTCTTTCCGATGTGAGCTTTACATTCTATGATCAACTTGGACGAGTAAAGGCGACAATCCCGCCAGAAGGGGTAAAGAAATTATGGACTAGCGGCATTGGTAGTTATGCAACCTTGGCGAGCATCCCATTTGTGAAAACATTCAAGTACGATGGTAGAGGCAATCTGATCGAGAGTACAGATCCCGATGCAGGTAAGGCCGAGATGAAATACAGCAGTGATGGCAAACTTCGTTTTTCACAGAACGCGCTGCAGAAACTGACAAATAAGTTTAGTTATACGAACTATGACAGTTACGGACGTAGTATTGAAAGTGGAGAAATTACACCATCAGGTACACTTAGCTTTGGCACCGTCAGCACAGCTGGTCTTGATGCTGTCGGTACTGCGGCTTCGAGTTACCTAACGGGTACCCGTACAGATGTTACGGTGATCAAGTATGATAATCCGGAGAGCATTCCAAGTCCAGTAGGCTATGTACAGGATAGTTATTTTCTTTTAGGAAGTGCAGTTTCGAGTAAAGCAAAATACAGCGGGGATCCGGCAACAGCTTCCAACCTGGTGAGCAAAACCTGGTACAATTATGACGGGGATGGCAATGTTGTGTGGACGGTCAAGTATGTTGCGGGGCTTGGATACAAGACGATGGATTATGTGTATGATGATCTGGGCAATGTTACCAAGAGCATTTACCAAAAGGGTACAGGAGCTGAGACGATGGTCCATTATTTCGAATACGACAAGGATAAACGATTAGTTGCCGCATATACCAATACAACGGATAACGAAAGCACTAAAGTCCTTCATGCGAAATATAGTTATTACCTACATGGTCCGCTTAAACGAGTAGAGTTAGGGGATAAGTTACAGGGGATAGATTATGTGTATGGTATTGATGGTAAGCTCAAGAGCATCAACAATGCGAATGCTGCTAAAGATCCTGGGGGTGATGGTGGAAATGGTTTTGCTGCGGATGTTTTCGGGATGAACATGGAATATTATGCAGGAGATTATAACAACCGTCAGGCCGGAATACCAACGATCCAGAATGGTGTCAGCACTGCAAACTATAGTGGGCTAATCAATGGCATAAGTTGGTTTTCTAAGAAGCCAAACTCTACGGATGTTGCACCAATAATGAACACTTATAGCTATGATGTGACAGGACAGTTGACTGAAAACCGTTGGGGTGCTCCAAACTTTACGGGGTCATCTTTTGTCGCTGGAGGTGAGATCAACAGGGAGCGTGGTCTTAGCTATGATGGTCATGGTAATATTAAAAGCCTTATACGTACCAATGGTGCCGGCGGAGAACTAGGTAATTATGCATATAACTATCAGGCAAACAGCAATAAATTAACTTCAGTAACTGGATATGCTACTTATACCTACGATGCAATCGGTCAATTGACATCCCAAATCAAGGGGAGCGCTGGAATGTATTTGGATTATGATGTTAGTGGCAAGGTCACAAAAATCTACAGTGATGCAGCCAAACAAACAATAATTCTTAGCTTTGTTTATGATGATGACGGCAATCGTGTAATGAAAAAGGATCACCGGA
The Sphingobacterium multivorum genome window above contains:
- a CDS encoding RHS repeat domain-containing protein, producing MLKDYFRSESETGVSGTKALQPGLYQFTNNAGNSVNYQIGLSDVSFTFYDQLGRVKATIPPEGVKKLWTSGIGSYATLASIPFVKTFKYDGRGNLIESTDPDAGKAEMKYSSDGKLRFSQNALQKLTNKFSYTNYDSYGRSIESGEITPSGTLSFGTVSTAGLDAVGTAASSYLTGTRTDVTVIKYDNPESIPSPVGYVQDSYFLLGSAVSSKAKYSGDPATASNLVSKTWYNYDGDGNVVWTVKYVAGLGYKTMDYVYDDLGNVTKSIYQKGTGAETMVHYFEYDKDKRLVAAYTNTTDNESTKVLHAKYSYYLHGPLKRVELGDKLQGIDYVYGIDGKLKSINNANAAKDPGGDGGNGFAADVFGMNMEYYAGDYNNRQAGIPTIQNGVSTANYSGLINGISWFSKKPNSTDVAPIMNTYSYDVTGQLTENRWGAPNFTGSSFVAGGEINRERGLSYDGHGNIKSLIRTNGAGGELGNYAYNYQANSNKLTSVTGYATYTYDAIGQLTSQIKGSAGMYLDYDVSGKVTKIYSDAAKQTIILSFVYDDDGNRVMKKDHRTGAVTWYSLGGNGSLAAVFEQQGTGAIQLKEQPVYGSDRLGTFYRLGSNYQYTITDHVGNTRVVINRNKTTNGTADIVYYADYYPFGMEVRSGGVENRYGYQGLYAEKDKETGWSNFELRNYDAAIGRWLTTDPKAQYHSPYVGMGNNPVNRIDKDGGLDGEFELDKNGKWIKTSTKGDDIGVDFFHTTIGLNQITYVTDKVGNWNVIRNGREALTGSQRGDKIGWIDIYNEWKDGYGPERSVFVGKHPSNIAIRQSQLYFNAFKSFKSKGLDRDAVSINFWPIVDNLSAGPNMQIQMMGSFNASFYRLGNKTLTLIQDSKSRTSFYLHLPVKNYQRGTRFLDSDNIKYWSYDDRETNTYQTYLFLSK